A genomic window from Nicotiana sylvestris chromosome 11, ASM39365v2, whole genome shotgun sequence includes:
- the LOC138880896 gene encoding uncharacterized protein has product MKARAFADHLAQNLVDDEYQPLSTYFPDEEVNSVEVIPEDTNAWKKFFDGAMNAKGVGIGAILISPTGQHYPATARLWFFCTNNTIEYEAYIMGMNMAIDQDVEELLISDLIIRQAQGKWETRDIKLIPYGQHVEDLSKRFKSVEFRYIPRFQNELADALATLASMLPYPGNVHIDPLEIQIRERHGYCYVVEIEPDVQP; this is encoded by the coding sequence atgaaagctcGAGCCTTTGCGGATCACCTAGCTCAAAATCttgttgatgatgaatatcagcctttgagtacttactttccggacgaggaagtaaattcagttgaggtcaTTCCAGAAGACACTAATGCTTGGAAAAAGTTCTTCGATGGAGCTATGAATGCAAAGGGtgtcgggattggggcaattttgatttcgcccacTGGTCAACACTATCCAGCCACAGCCCGACTTTGGTTTTTCTGTACGAACAACACTAttgagtatgaagcctacattatgggcatgaacatggcaatcgaccaggatgtggaagaattgttaatctCCGACTTGATTATTCGACAAGCTCAAGGtaaatgggaaactcgggatatcaagcttattccatacgggcaacatgtggaagatcttagcaagcggttcaaatccgtcgagttcaggtacattcctcgatTTCAGAATGAGTTAGCCGATGCactagctactttggcctcgatgctgccatatccaggcaatgtccacattgacccACTAGAAATCCAAATTCGAGAAAGACATGGTTATTGTTATGTCGTTGAGATAGAACCAGATGTCCAGCCAtag
- the LOC138880897 gene encoding uncharacterized protein, with product MDAQEAGRIMNEVNTGVEAFTFNVVTKKAVVDFEHSNIICHFGIPKTIITDNAANLNSHLMREVCEQLKITRNSTPYRPKANGVVEAANKNIKKILRKMIQSSRQWHEKLSFALLGYRTTVRISIRATPYLLVYGTEVVVTVEIEISSLRIIIKAEIEDNEWVKTRLEQLTLINEKRMAVVCHRQLYQQRMTCAYNKKVRPRKFEMGKLVLRRILPHHKEAKGKLAPNWKGPYIVRKLLPKGALYLGDIEGNDPETAVNADAVKSFPEISGLSVDQVEAVTAVDWLLSPINAMAIVSSFD from the exons ATGGATGCCCaagaggccggaagaatcatgaATGAGGTGAACACAGGA GTTGAAGCATTCACTTTCAATGTTGtcaccaagaaagcggtggtggactttgagcattccaacattatttgtcattttggtatccctaaaactatcattacggacaatgctgcaaatttgaacagtcatttgatgagggaggtatgcgaacaattgAAGATCACTCGaaattctaccccttatcggcccaaagctaatggcgttgttgaagcagcaaacaaaaacatcaagaagatcctcagaaaaatgattcaaagttctagacaatggcatgaaaagttgtcttttgcattattgggatatcgcaccactGTGCGCATATCAATTAGGGCAACaccctatctattggtttatggtactgaagTCGTAGTAACcgtagaaattgaaatttcatcccttcgAATCATCATTAAAGCTGAGATTGAGGACAATGAATGGGTCaagacccgtctagaacagttaaccctgattaatgaaaagcggatggccgtAGTTTGCCAcaggcagttgtatcaacaaagaatgacttgtgcctacaacaagaaagtacggcCTAGGAAGTTTGAAATGGGGAAACTCGTTTTGAGGCGTATTCTCCCGCATCataaggaagcaaaaggaaagttggcTCCAAATTGGAAGGGTCCATACAttgtaagaaaattgttgccaaaaggggcattgtacttaggggacattgaaggaaatgaccctgaaacagctgtcaatgcagatgcagtcaaaag TTTCCCTGAAATTTCTGGTTTGAGTGTGGATCAAGTTGAAgctgttactgctgttgattGGCTATTGTCTCCTATTAATGCCATGGCTATTGTATCCAG TTTTGATTAA